From Streptomyces sp. NBC_00370, a single genomic window includes:
- the clpS gene encoding ATP-dependent Clp protease adapter ClpS, translating to MSVAPTEIELPESAQETSVVPEPDVPWLTIVHNDPVNLMSYVAYVFQTYFGYSKDKANKLMLDVHHKGRAVVSSGSREEMERDVQAMHGFGLWATLTQDRD from the coding sequence GTGAGTGTTGCTCCGACTGAGATCGAACTCCCTGAATCCGCACAGGAGACCTCCGTCGTCCCGGAGCCGGACGTCCCCTGGCTGACGATCGTCCACAACGACCCGGTCAATCTCATGAGTTACGTGGCGTACGTCTTCCAGACCTACTTCGGCTACTCCAAGGACAAGGCGAACAAGCTGATGCTCGACGTCCATCACAAGGGCAGGGCCGTCGTGTCCAGCGGCAGCCGCGAGGAGATGGAACGCGACGTGCAGGCGATGCACGGCTTCGGCCTGTGGGCGACCCTCACGCAGGACCGCGACTGA
- a CDS encoding RDD family protein, giving the protein MSNDQPTPGQSPDDDPFRKRPQPPHEPTPGSPYGGDSPPPYNPNEFGGGGPYAGGPYGGGDPAGGGGPYGGGPYGGDGSDPLSGMPPLAPFGRRLLARIIDALIILIPLAIISLAVGGFHVSTSNGNSEWDNFNDQVNTGRQWLWSLISIIAYVGYDTLMISRSGQTLGKRWLGLRVGMLNDGTLPKTNASLLRAAVLWLPALLCCYCIWWLVIIVTILASRPYKQGWHDKAARTVVVVANT; this is encoded by the coding sequence ATGAGCAACGATCAGCCGACGCCCGGTCAGTCGCCGGATGACGACCCGTTCCGGAAGAGGCCGCAGCCCCCGCACGAGCCGACGCCCGGGTCGCCGTACGGCGGTGACTCACCCCCGCCGTACAACCCGAACGAGTTCGGCGGCGGCGGCCCGTACGCGGGCGGTCCCTACGGCGGCGGAGACCCCGCCGGCGGTGGCGGCCCCTACGGCGGCGGTCCGTACGGCGGCGACGGTTCGGATCCGCTCAGCGGGATGCCGCCGCTCGCGCCCTTCGGCAGGCGGCTGCTCGCCCGGATCATCGACGCGCTGATCATCCTGATCCCGCTGGCGATCATCTCGCTGGCGGTCGGCGGCTTCCATGTGTCGACGTCGAACGGCAACAGCGAGTGGGACAACTTCAACGACCAGGTCAACACCGGCAGGCAGTGGCTCTGGTCGCTGATCTCGATCATCGCGTACGTCGGCTACGACACGCTGATGATCAGCAGGTCGGGGCAGACCCTCGGCAAGCGCTGGCTGGGACTGCGGGTGGGCATGCTCAACGACGGCACGCTGCCGAAGACGAACGCCTCGCTGCTGCGCGCCGCCGTGCTGTGGCTGCCCGCGCTGCTCTGCTGCTACTGCATCTGGTGGCTCGTCATCATCGTCACGATCCTGGCGAGCCGGCCCTACAAACAGGGCTGGCACGACAAGGCGGCGAGAACGGTGGTCGTCGTAGCGAACACCTAG
- a CDS encoding Mov34/MPN/PAD-1 family protein → MLTITQALYDQIVAHARRDHPDEACGVVAGPEGSDRPERFVPMLNAARSPTFYEFDSADLLKLYRDLDDRDETPVIVYHSHTATEAYPSRTDISYANEPEAHYVLVSTADSDGLGPFQFRSYRIVDGKVTEEDVTVV, encoded by the coding sequence ATGCTGACCATCACCCAGGCTCTGTACGACCAGATCGTCGCGCACGCACGCCGCGATCATCCCGACGAAGCCTGCGGCGTGGTCGCGGGACCCGAGGGCTCCGACCGGCCCGAGCGGTTCGTCCCCATGCTCAACGCGGCACGCTCGCCCACCTTCTACGAATTCGACTCGGCGGACCTGCTGAAGCTCTACCGCGACCTGGACGACCGCGACGAGACCCCGGTGATCGTCTACCACTCGCACACCGCGACCGAGGCGTACCCGTCCCGTACGGACATCAGCTACGCCAACGAGCCCGAGGCGCACTACGTGCTGGTCTCGACCGCCGACAGCGACGGTCTCGGCCCGTTCCAGTTCCGCTCCTACCGGATCGTGGACGGCAAGGTCACCGAAGAGGACGTCACGGTCGTCTGA
- a CDS encoding nicotinate phosphoribosyltransferase: MNTPDLGLPVDVPSTALFTDQYELTMLQAALRAGTADRRSVFEAFTRRLPEGRRYGVVAGTGRVLDAVENFRFDADVLGFLREQRIVDEPTLEWLASYRFSGDIWGYPEGEVYFPGSPILRVEGSFAECVLLETVILSILNHDSAIAAAASRMSAAAGGRGLIEMGARRTHELAAVAASRAAYVGGFDTTSDLAAGFRYGIPTVGTSAHAFTLLHDSERDAFQAQVDSLGRGTTLLVDTYDVTEAVRTAVEIAGPELGAVRIDSGDLLLVAHRVRQQLDELGAVNTKIVVTSDLDEYAIASLAAAPVDAYGVGTQLVTGSGQPTCSMVYKIVARAQSADPKAPLQPVAKKSTGGKTSIGGRKWAARRLDAEGYAEAEVLGTGPVPADLLDRQLLVELVKGGEVVAREPLDAVRERHIAARAGLPMSAIQLSRGEPVIPTEYI, from the coding sequence ATGAACACTCCGGACCTAGGGCTCCCGGTGGACGTGCCGTCGACCGCGCTCTTCACCGACCAGTACGAGCTGACGATGCTGCAGGCGGCACTGCGAGCGGGTACGGCCGACCGCCGCTCGGTCTTCGAGGCCTTCACCCGGCGGCTGCCCGAGGGGCGCCGCTACGGGGTCGTCGCGGGCACCGGCCGGGTCCTGGACGCCGTGGAGAACTTCCGGTTCGACGCGGACGTGCTGGGCTTCCTGCGGGAGCAGCGGATCGTCGACGAACCGACACTCGAATGGCTGGCCTCCTACCGCTTCAGCGGCGACATCTGGGGCTACCCGGAGGGCGAGGTGTACTTCCCCGGCTCGCCGATCCTGCGGGTCGAGGGTTCCTTCGCCGAGTGCGTCCTGCTGGAGACCGTGATCCTGTCGATCCTCAACCACGACTCGGCCATCGCCGCCGCGGCCTCCCGGATGTCGGCGGCGGCCGGCGGACGCGGGCTGATCGAGATGGGCGCCCGGCGTACGCACGAGCTGGCGGCCGTCGCCGCCTCGCGCGCCGCGTACGTGGGCGGCTTCGACACCACGTCCGACCTCGCCGCGGGCTTCCGCTACGGCATCCCCACCGTCGGCACGAGCGCGCACGCCTTCACCCTGCTGCACGACAGCGAGCGCGACGCGTTCCAGGCGCAGGTCGACTCGCTCGGCCGTGGCACGACGCTGCTGGTCGACACGTACGACGTGACCGAGGCGGTGCGGACGGCCGTCGAGATCGCCGGGCCCGAACTGGGCGCGGTACGGATCGACTCGGGCGACCTGCTGCTGGTCGCGCACCGGGTGCGCCAGCAGCTGGACGAGCTGGGCGCCGTCAACACCAAGATCGTGGTCACCTCCGACCTGGACGAGTACGCCATCGCCTCACTGGCGGCGGCCCCGGTCGACGCGTACGGCGTCGGTACGCAGCTGGTCACCGGCAGCGGGCAGCCCACCTGCTCGATGGTCTACAAGATCGTCGCCCGCGCGCAGTCCGCCGACCCGAAGGCGCCGCTGCAGCCCGTGGCGAAGAAGTCCACCGGCGGGAAGACCTCGATCGGCGGGCGCAAGTGGGCGGCGCGCCGGCTGGACGCCGAGGGGTACGCGGAGGCGGAGGTCCTCGGCACCGGCCCTGTCCCCGCCGACCTGCTGGACAGGCAGCTGCTGGTCGAGCTGGTCAAGGGCGGCGAAGTCGTCGCGCGCGAGCCGCTGGACGCGGTGCGCGAGCGGCACATCGCGGCCCGCGCGGGACTGCCGATGTCGGCGATCCAGCTCTCCAGGGGCGAGCCGGTCATCCCGACGGAATACATCTGA
- a CDS encoding ABC transporter substrate-binding protein: MPSVPPTLRRALIAAALPALLVPVAACGSTDKPAASAAKAAAPGFPYTVTNCGVKTTYQAPPRRVVTMNQHATEVMLALGLRKSLVGTAYLDDTISPAYAAAYKSVPVLAKEYPSKEKLLAADPDFVYGGYASAFDAKDGRARDDLKGAGIDTRLNIESCTKGAVTMDDVYQEVREVGRTFGVPDRADKWIARARATVAGTAAKLKGVKPVSVFVYDSGDKTAFTAGGAGIGNELITRAGGANVFADLDKSFGDATWEQVVARKPQAVVIYDYGSTTVAQKEKRLTDDPVLADVPAIKNKRFAVMPLSSVVLGVRAPDAVAKLAAQLHPGTVK; the protein is encoded by the coding sequence ATGCCGTCAGTCCCGCCCACGCTCCGCCGCGCGCTCATAGCCGCCGCGCTCCCCGCCCTGCTGGTACCGGTCGCCGCGTGCGGCTCGACGGACAAGCCGGCGGCGAGCGCCGCGAAGGCAGCCGCCCCCGGCTTCCCCTACACCGTCACCAACTGCGGTGTGAAGACGACCTACCAGGCACCGCCCCGGCGCGTCGTCACCATGAACCAGCACGCCACCGAGGTCATGCTCGCGCTCGGCCTGCGAAAATCCCTGGTCGGCACCGCCTACCTGGACGACACGATCTCGCCCGCCTACGCCGCCGCGTACAAGAGCGTGCCGGTGCTCGCCAAGGAGTACCCCTCCAAGGAGAAGCTGCTCGCCGCCGATCCCGACTTCGTCTACGGCGGCTACGCCAGCGCCTTCGACGCCAAGGACGGCCGCGCGCGCGACGACCTGAAGGGCGCGGGCATCGACACCCGGCTCAACATCGAGAGCTGCACCAAGGGCGCCGTCACCATGGACGACGTCTACCAGGAGGTACGGGAGGTCGGCCGGACCTTCGGCGTCCCCGACCGCGCGGACAAGTGGATCGCGCGGGCCCGCGCCACCGTCGCGGGGACGGCCGCCAAGCTCAAGGGCGTCAAGCCCGTCTCCGTCTTCGTCTACGACAGCGGCGACAAGACCGCCTTCACCGCGGGCGGCGCCGGCATCGGCAACGAACTCATCACCCGCGCGGGCGGCGCCAACGTCTTCGCCGACCTGGACAAGTCGTTCGGCGACGCCACCTGGGAACAGGTGGTCGCCCGCAAGCCGCAGGCCGTCGTCATCTACGACTACGGCTCGACGACGGTCGCCCAGAAGGAGAAGCGGCTCACCGACGACCCGGTGCTCGCCGACGTACCCGCGATCAAGAACAAGCGGTTCGCCGTGATGCCGCTGTCCAGCGTCGTCCTCGGCGTACGCGCCCCCGACGCCGTCGCGAAACTCGCGGCCCAGCTCCACCCCGGAACTGTGAAGTAG
- a CDS encoding immune inhibitor A domain-containing protein, with amino-acid sequence MISNRRARRFGAVFVALAATAATASAFSPAQAEANPTSGSAQIERHDPQPQKGLVDHDLDGPFSKKQAAERKAAMDKVLSGRAKLEKHGGSQVVKLGSKKYVELGREKTDKIFTILVEFGDQVDDTTMYDPDGAGPEAPVKKYGGTPGPQHNEIAEPDRKVDNSTDWQADYNQQHFQDLYFGEGKDKKTGKQKNSLKTYYEKTSSGRYSVDGEVTAWVKVPYNEARYGSNYCGDTNCNNVWDTVRDGVTAFAAQQKAAGKTDAQIKADLAQYDQWDRYDYDGDGNFNEPDGYIDHFQIVHAGEDESAGGGAEGTNALWAHRWYAYGTDAGATGPADNKSGGTQIGNSGIWVGDYTMQPENGGLGVFAHEYGHDLGLPDNYDTAGGENSTSFWDLMSSGSWLGTGKNAIGDLPGDMTAWDKLQLGWLNYAEGKAATKSTAKLGVSEYNTKNPQALVVELPKKSETTTVVKPAEGATQWWSDSGDNLKNTLTRVVDLTGKSTASLDLQGWWDIEEGYDYLYAEASTDGGANWTVLDGTADGAPIGRDGSDKPALSGTSGTYKPLSYSLDAYAGKKFDLRFRYQTDGGVALKGFAADTISVNADGAALFTDNAETADPAWTAAGFSRIGESFSKEYDQYYIAENRQYVSYDTTLKTGPYNFGFTAPKDGWVEHYPYQNGLLIWYWDTSQKDNNTSVHPGSGLILPVDAHPKPLKWSNGTVMRNRIQAYDSAFSWWPTPGFTLHNANVPTKIKPLGGLTAFDDHKGTYWDKGNPGGSVQVPDTNTKISIVDQPISGSTITVKVGPSTR; translated from the coding sequence GTGATCAGCAATCGACGGGCGAGACGTTTCGGGGCGGTGTTCGTGGCCCTTGCCGCGACCGCGGCGACGGCGTCAGCCTTCTCACCGGCCCAGGCCGAGGCGAACCCCACCTCCGGATCGGCCCAGATCGAACGGCACGACCCCCAGCCCCAGAAGGGCCTGGTCGACCACGATCTCGACGGACCCTTCAGCAAGAAGCAGGCGGCCGAGCGCAAGGCCGCGATGGACAAGGTCCTGTCCGGCCGCGCGAAGCTGGAGAAGCACGGCGGCTCGCAGGTCGTGAAGCTCGGCAGCAAGAAGTACGTCGAGCTGGGCCGCGAGAAGACCGACAAGATCTTCACCATCCTCGTGGAGTTCGGCGACCAGGTCGACGACACCACGATGTACGACCCGGACGGCGCCGGGCCCGAGGCGCCGGTCAAGAAGTACGGCGGCACCCCCGGCCCGCAGCACAACGAGATAGCCGAGCCTGACCGCAAGGTGGACAACTCCACCGACTGGCAGGCCGACTACAACCAGCAGCACTTCCAGGACCTCTACTTCGGTGAGGGCAAGGACAAGAAGACCGGCAAGCAGAAGAACTCGCTGAAGACGTACTACGAGAAGACGTCCTCCGGGCGCTACTCGGTCGACGGTGAGGTCACCGCCTGGGTCAAGGTCCCCTACAACGAGGCCCGTTACGGCTCGAACTACTGCGGCGACACCAACTGCAACAACGTCTGGGACACCGTCCGCGACGGCGTCACCGCCTTCGCGGCGCAGCAGAAGGCCGCGGGCAAGACCGACGCCCAGATCAAGGCGGACCTCGCCCAGTACGACCAGTGGGACCGGTACGACTACGACGGCGACGGCAACTTCAACGAGCCCGACGGTTACATCGACCACTTCCAGATCGTGCACGCCGGTGAGGACGAGTCGGCGGGCGGCGGCGCCGAGGGCACCAACGCCCTGTGGGCGCACCGCTGGTACGCGTACGGCACGGACGCGGGCGCCACTGGTCCGGCGGACAACAAGTCCGGCGGTACCCAGATCGGCAACTCCGGCATCTGGGTCGGCGACTACACCATGCAGCCGGAGAACGGCGGACTCGGGGTCTTCGCCCACGAGTACGGCCACGACCTCGGCCTGCCCGACAACTACGACACCGCGGGCGGCGAGAACTCCACGTCGTTCTGGGACCTGATGTCGTCGGGTTCCTGGCTGGGCACCGGCAAGAACGCGATCGGTGACCTGCCGGGCGACATGACCGCGTGGGACAAGCTGCAGCTCGGCTGGCTCAACTACGCCGAGGGCAAGGCGGCCACCAAGTCGACCGCCAAGCTGGGTGTTTCGGAGTACAACACGAAGAACCCCCAGGCGCTCGTCGTCGAGCTGCCCAAGAAGTCGGAGACCACGACCGTGGTGAAGCCCGCCGAGGGCGCCACCCAGTGGTGGAGCGACTCGGGCGACAACCTCAAGAACACCTTGACGCGTGTCGTCGACCTGACCGGCAAGTCGACCGCGTCCCTGGACCTCCAGGGCTGGTGGGACATCGAAGAGGGCTACGACTACCTGTACGCCGAGGCGTCCACGGACGGCGGCGCCAACTGGACCGTGCTCGACGGCACCGCCGACGGTGCGCCCATCGGGCGTGACGGCAGCGACAAGCCGGCGCTGAGCGGTACTTCGGGCACGTACAAGCCGCTGTCGTACTCGCTCGACGCCTACGCGGGCAAGAAGTTCGACCTGCGCTTCCGCTACCAGACGGACGGTGGGGTGGCCCTGAAGGGCTTCGCCGCCGACACGATCAGCGTCAACGCCGACGGCGCCGCGCTGTTCACCGACAACGCGGAGACCGCGGACCCGGCGTGGACCGCGGCGGGCTTCTCGCGTATCGGCGAGTCCTTCAGCAAGGAGTACGACCAGTACTACATCGCTGAGAACCGTCAGTACGTCTCGTACGACACCACGCTGAAGACCGGCCCGTACAACTTCGGCTTCACCGCGCCGAAGGACGGCTGGGTCGAGCACTACCCGTACCAGAACGGCCTGTTGATCTGGTACTGGGACACCTCGCAGAAGGACAACAACACCAGCGTCCACCCGGGTTCGGGTCTCATCCTGCCGGTCGACGCCCACCCGAAGCCGCTGAAGTGGTCCAACGGCACGGTGATGCGCAACAGGATCCAGGCGTACGACTCGGCCTTCAGCTGGTGGCCGACGCCGGGCTTCACGCTGCACAACGCCAACGTCCCGACCAAGATCAAGCCGCTCGGCGGGCTCACCGCCTTCGATGATCACAAGGGCACCTACTGGGACAAGGGCAACCCGGGCGGCAGCGTCCAGGTTCCTGACACCAACACCAAGATCAGCATTGTCGACCAGCCGATCAGCGGGTCGACCATAACGGTCAAGGTCGGTCCCTCCACCCGATAA
- a CDS encoding DUF2017 domain-containing protein, which translates to MAGHFEAVPGGGAAVALDEVEISILRSLAVQLLELIGPADEPAEGTDPLAALFTEGPSEPPADPALARLFPDAYGDDDEELREFSSEFRRFTENDLRDRKRADGVAVVRSLDALTASGAGDAVLKLTPDECAHWLGALNDLRLTIGTRLDVTDEDEGGELYRLPDSDPRKPMVMAYLWLGALQETLVETMMP; encoded by the coding sequence ATGGCCGGGCACTTCGAGGCCGTACCCGGCGGCGGCGCCGCCGTCGCGCTCGACGAGGTCGAGATCTCCATCCTGCGCTCGCTCGCCGTCCAGCTGCTGGAGCTGATCGGCCCCGCCGACGAGCCGGCCGAGGGCACGGACCCGCTCGCCGCGCTGTTCACCGAAGGCCCCAGCGAACCGCCCGCCGACCCGGCGCTGGCCCGGCTGTTTCCCGACGCCTACGGGGACGACGACGAGGAACTGCGGGAGTTCTCCTCCGAGTTCAGGCGCTTCACGGAGAACGACCTGCGCGACCGCAAGCGCGCCGACGGGGTCGCCGTCGTCCGCTCCCTGGACGCGCTCACCGCGTCCGGCGCCGGTGACGCCGTACTGAAACTGACCCCCGACGAGTGCGCCCACTGGCTCGGCGCCCTCAACGACCTGCGGCTGACGATCGGCACCCGGCTCGACGTCACGGACGAGGACGAGGGCGGCGAGCTGTACCGGCTGCCCGACTCCGACCCGCGCAAGCCGATGGTCATGGCGTATCTGTGGCTCGGCGCGCTCCAGGAGACGCTCGTGGAGACGATGATGCCCTGA
- a CDS encoding amino acid permease, with translation MTTPVESDETGRPGEDDEGYARGLGSRQIQMIAIGGAIGVGLFMGAGANIAKAGPSIILMYALAGVVIFFIMRALGELLLYRPVSGSFAEYAREFLGPFFGYATAWTYWLMWVVTGMAELTAAAIYIHFWFPQIPQWVSSLVFLLVLFGVNLISVKIFGEVEFWFSMIKVTAIIGMIVIGLGVLTLGFSDAGATAAPGNLVSQGGVFPHGIGSSLMTLQGVMFAYLAVEVVGVTAGESQNPEKTLPKAINTLPWRIIIFYVGSLTVLLAVVRWTEFSAGVSPFVYAFEKIGIPLAAGIVNFVVLTAALSSCNSGMYSTGRMLRALAVNSEAPKAFGRLNSRRTPAFGISVSVALMGIGVILNYLVPEKAFGYVTSVGTAAGIWTWMMILASHIRYRRAVEAGRLPASAFPAPGGAVLSWVALAFLAFVTCLIAYDHEARVCLYVGALWAVGLVGGWQLLKRRTVTTGEEAGAYAPVE, from the coding sequence ATGACCACACCCGTCGAGAGCGACGAGACCGGCCGGCCGGGCGAGGACGACGAGGGCTACGCACGCGGGCTCGGCAGCCGGCAGATCCAGATGATCGCGATCGGCGGCGCGATCGGCGTCGGTCTGTTCATGGGCGCGGGCGCCAACATCGCCAAGGCGGGGCCGAGCATCATCCTGATGTACGCCCTCGCCGGCGTCGTCATCTTCTTCATCATGCGGGCGCTGGGCGAACTGCTGCTCTACCGCCCGGTGTCCGGCTCGTTCGCCGAGTACGCGCGCGAGTTCCTCGGCCCGTTCTTCGGCTACGCCACCGCCTGGACGTACTGGCTGATGTGGGTGGTCACCGGCATGGCCGAGCTGACGGCCGCCGCGATCTACATCCACTTCTGGTTCCCGCAGATCCCGCAGTGGGTCAGCTCGCTCGTCTTCCTGCTGGTGCTCTTCGGGGTGAATCTGATCTCGGTGAAGATCTTCGGCGAGGTCGAGTTCTGGTTCTCGATGATCAAGGTCACCGCCATCATCGGCATGATCGTCATCGGGCTCGGCGTCCTCACCCTCGGCTTCTCCGACGCCGGTGCCACCGCGGCCCCCGGCAATCTCGTCTCGCAGGGCGGGGTCTTCCCGCACGGCATCGGCTCCAGCCTGATGACCCTGCAAGGCGTGATGTTCGCCTACCTCGCCGTCGAGGTCGTCGGCGTCACGGCAGGCGAATCGCAGAACCCGGAGAAGACCCTCCCCAAGGCCATCAACACGCTGCCCTGGCGGATCATCATCTTCTACGTCGGCTCGCTGACCGTCCTGCTCGCCGTGGTCCGCTGGACCGAGTTCTCCGCCGGCGTCAGCCCCTTCGTCTACGCCTTCGAGAAGATCGGCATCCCGCTCGCCGCCGGCATCGTCAACTTCGTCGTCCTCACGGCGGCCCTGTCGTCCTGCAACTCCGGCATGTACTCGACGGGCCGGATGCTGCGCGCGCTCGCCGTCAACAGCGAGGCGCCCAAGGCGTTCGGCAGACTCAACTCGCGCCGCACCCCCGCCTTCGGCATCAGCGTCTCCGTCGCCCTGATGGGCATCGGCGTCATCCTCAACTACCTCGTCCCCGAGAAGGCGTTCGGGTACGTGACGTCGGTGGGCACCGCCGCCGGCATCTGGACCTGGATGATGATCCTCGCCAGCCACATCCGCTACCGCCGCGCCGTCGAAGCGGGCCGGCTGCCCGCCTCCGCGTTCCCGGCCCCCGGCGGCGCGGTGCTGAGCTGGGTCGCCCTCGCCTTCCTCGCCTTCGTCACCTGCCTGATCGCCTACGACCACGAAGCGCGCGTCTGCCTGTACGTGGGCGCCCTGTGGGCCGTGGGTCTGGTGGGCGGCTGGCAGCTGCTCAAGCGCCGCACCGTCACCACCGGGGAAGAGGCGGGCGCCTACGCACCCGTCGAGTAG
- a CDS encoding iron ABC transporter permease, with product MSGAPVTPGPRGHGRLRYPLVLGCLVAALAVAVVAGLALGSVRIGPGEVVAALTGRAAPSPYRTIVLDVRLPRVLLGAIVGAGLAVVGTVLQALVRNKLADPFLLGISSGASTGAVAVLVLGIGGGVTTTVAMPAAAFAGSLVALALVYSLARRGGAMTGGRLVLAGVTVSYILSALTTLLLVVAARPEQFQEALYWTLGGLGSARWGTLVLPGVVLLAGTALLMTLARPLDLLLVGEEGASVLGLNAGAFRAAVFVVASLVTGVMVAASGAVGFIGLLVPHAARAVVGAGHRGLLPVAALGGAVVLVVADLAARTVAAPQDVPVGVLTALIGGPFFLWLMRRRPEGAPA from the coding sequence ATATCGGGCGCACCGGTCACGCCCGGCCCGCGAGGGCACGGGCGGCTGCGCTACCCGCTCGTGCTCGGCTGTCTCGTCGCCGCGCTCGCCGTCGCCGTCGTCGCCGGGCTCGCGCTCGGCTCCGTACGGATCGGGCCCGGCGAGGTCGTCGCCGCCCTCACCGGGCGGGCCGCACCGAGCCCGTACCGGACCATCGTCCTCGACGTACGGCTGCCCAGGGTGCTGCTCGGCGCGATCGTCGGCGCGGGGCTCGCCGTCGTCGGGACGGTCCTCCAGGCGCTGGTGCGCAACAAGCTCGCCGACCCGTTCCTGCTCGGCATCTCCTCCGGCGCGTCGACCGGCGCCGTGGCCGTGCTCGTCCTCGGCATCGGCGGGGGAGTGACCACCACCGTCGCCATGCCGGCCGCCGCCTTCGCCGGCTCGCTCGTCGCCCTCGCCCTCGTCTACAGCCTCGCCCGCAGGGGCGGCGCCATGACCGGCGGCAGGCTCGTCCTGGCCGGGGTGACCGTCTCGTACATCCTCTCCGCGCTCACCACCCTCCTGCTGGTCGTCGCCGCCCGGCCCGAGCAGTTCCAGGAGGCCCTGTACTGGACACTCGGCGGTCTGGGCAGCGCCCGCTGGGGCACGCTCGTCCTGCCCGGCGTCGTCCTGCTCGCCGGGACGGCGCTGCTGATGACCCTGGCCCGGCCCCTCGACCTGCTGCTGGTGGGGGAGGAGGGCGCGAGCGTGCTCGGTCTGAACGCCGGGGCGTTCCGGGCGGCCGTCTTCGTCGTCGCCTCGCTCGTGACCGGCGTCATGGTCGCGGCGAGCGGCGCCGTCGGCTTCATCGGACTGCTCGTACCGCACGCGGCCCGCGCGGTCGTCGGCGCCGGACACCGCGGCCTGCTGCCGGTCGCCGCGCTCGGCGGGGCCGTGGTGCTGGTCGTCGCCGACCTCGCCGCCCGTACCGTCGCAGCGCCGCAGGACGTCCCCGTCGGTGTCCTCACCGCGCTCATCGGCGGCCCGTTCTTCCTGTGGCTGATGCGCCGCCGTCCCGAAGGAGCCCCCGCATGA
- a CDS encoding isochorismatase family protein, with translation MHRALIVVDVQNDFCEGGSLAVAGGADVAAAVTDLIGQSTAGYRHVVATRDHHINPGNHFAKPPATPDYVHTWPVHCVAGTEGVGFHPNFAPAVASGAIDAVFDKGAYSAAYSGFEGADENGLGLAEWLRSHHVTAVDVVGIATDHCVRATALDAAREGFGTHVLLDLTAGVAEATTERALEELAEAGVELSGKPVVRPA, from the coding sequence ATGCATCGCGCACTGATCGTCGTCGACGTGCAGAACGACTTCTGCGAGGGCGGCAGCCTCGCGGTGGCCGGGGGCGCCGATGTCGCCGCCGCGGTCACCGACCTGATAGGTCAGTCGACGGCCGGCTACCGCCATGTGGTGGCCACCCGCGACCACCACATCAACCCCGGCAACCACTTCGCCAAGCCCCCGGCCACGCCGGACTACGTCCACACCTGGCCGGTCCACTGCGTGGCCGGCACGGAGGGCGTGGGCTTCCATCCCAACTTCGCCCCGGCCGTCGCGTCCGGCGCGATCGACGCGGTCTTCGACAAGGGCGCGTACTCGGCCGCGTACAGCGGCTTCGAGGGCGCCGACGAGAACGGTCTGGGCCTGGCGGAGTGGCTGCGGTCGCACCATGTCACGGCGGTCGACGTGGTCGGCATCGCGACGGATCACTGCGTACGGGCCACGGCACTGGACGCGGCCCGCGAGGGCTTCGGTACGCATGTGCTGCTGGACCTGACGGCGGGTGTCGCCGAGGCGACGACCGAGCGCGCCCTTGAGGAGCTGGCCGAGGCCGGTGTCGAACTGAGCGGCAAGCCGGTGGTCCGCCCGGCCTAG